In Bufo gargarizans isolate SCDJY-AF-19 chromosome 5, ASM1485885v1, whole genome shotgun sequence, the following are encoded in one genomic region:
- the SEC61G gene encoding protein transport protein Sec61 subunit gamma — MDQVMQFVEPSRQFVKDSIRLVKRCTKPDRKEFQKIAMATAIGFAIMGFIGFFVKLIHIPINNIIVGS, encoded by the exons ATGGACCAGGTTATGCAATTTGTTGAGCCCAGCCGCCAGTTTGTGAAAGATTCAATCAGACTTGTCAAAAGATGCACTAAGCCAGACAGAAAAG AATTTCAGAAGATTGCAATGGCCACTGCGATTGGGTTTGCAATTATGGGATTTATCGGCTTCTTTGTCAAGCTAATCCATATTCCTATCAACAATATTATtgt